The Malaclemys terrapin pileata isolate rMalTer1 chromosome 24, rMalTer1.hap1, whole genome shotgun sequence genome contains a region encoding:
- the LOC128828754 gene encoding transducin-like enhancer protein 1 isoform X3, which produces MQPGIGGASGLLALSGALGAQGQLLPKDDRGLHDSEHRERDLGPSSLALPNGERVRAISEYLSNSKKRKAEEKDFVTDYGSDADKSEDNLVVDEDPSSPHSVHSYSSRENGVDKVPLQRKEAVPLSPTSLASSSSTSPSRSKDQPTVEKAATPGLKSSTPTSQGDATVPGSSSSSVTQQFRPGAAKPSVDSLALGLRNPLAMQSSYPAAFGMAHPSVNGDMAGAGAYAGLHLVSSQLNGAAAAVGAAGYGRSPLVGYDPHCHMRVPGLSAGMQAGTSGKPAYSFHVSADGQMQPVPFPPDALIGTGIPRHARQLHTLTHGEVVCAVTISNSTRHVYTGGKGCVKVWDVGQPGTKTPVAQLDCLNRDNYIRSCKLLPDGRSLIVGGEASTLSIWDLAAPTPRIKAELTSSAPACYALAISPDAKVCFSCCSDGNIVVWDLQNQTLVRQFQGHTDGASCIDISNDGTKLWTGGLDNTVRCWDLREGRQLQQHDFSSQIFSLGYCPSGEWLAVGMESSNVEILHVAKPDKYQLHLHESCVLSLKFASCGKWFVSTGKDNLLNAWRTPYGASIFQSKESSSVLSCDISTDDQFIVTGSGDKKATVYEVIY; this is translated from the exons ATGCAGCCCGGCATCGGTGGAGCGTCTGGTCTGCTGGCTCTGTCCGGGGCCCTGGGagctcagggccagctcctccCGAAGGACGACAGGGGACTTCACGACAGCGAGCACAGAG AGCGAGACCTGGGTCCC AGCTCCCTGGCGCTGCCCAACGGGGAGCGGGTGCGAGCCATCTCGGAGTACCTGAGCAACAGCAAGAAGAGGAAGGCTGAGGAGAAGGACTTCGTCACGGACTAC GGCAGCGATGCGGACAAGAGTGAGGACAACCTGGTGGTGGATGAG gacccctcctccccgcACAGCGTCCACTCGTACTCGTCCCGCGAGAACGGGGTGGACAAGGTCCCGTTGCAGCGGAAGGAGGCTGTACCGCTCAGTCCCACCTCCTTGGCCTCATCCAGCAGCACCTCCCCATCCCGGAGCAAGGACCAGCCCAcg GTGGAGAAAGCCGCCACTCCCGGTTTGAAGTCCAGCACCCCGACTTCCCAAGGAGACGCCACGGTGCCAGGCTCCAGTAGCAGCAGCGTCACCCAGCAGTTCCGCCCGGGGGCGGCAAAGCCCTCGGTGGATTCGTTAG CTCTGGGCCTGAGGAACCCGCTGGCCATGCAGAGCTCCTACCCGGCTGCCTTTGGCATGGCGCACCCCTCCGTCAACGGCGAcatggccggggctggggcctaCGCAGGGCTGCACCTGGTGTCCTCACAGCTCAACGGGGCAGCGGCGGCTGTGGGAGCCGCCGGCTACGGCCGTTCCCCTCTG GTCGGCTACGACCCGCACTGCCACATGCGTGTCCCGGGGCTGTCGGCCGGCATGCAGGCGGGGACCTCGGGCAAACC cgccTACTCCTTCCACGTGAGCGCCGACGGGCAGATGCAGCCGGTCCCCTTCCCTCCCGACGCCCTCATCGGCACCGGCATCCCCCGGCACGCCCGCCAGCTCCACACCCTGACCCACGGCGAGGTGGTCTGCGCCGTCACCATCAGCAACTCCACCCGGCACGTCTACACGGGGGGCAAGGGCTGCGTGAAGGTGTGGGACGTGGGGCAGCCTGGGACCAAGACGCCCGTGGCGCAGCTGGACTGCCTG aacCGCGACAACTACATCCGCTCCTGCAAGCTCCTCCCGGACGGGCGCAGCCTCATCGTGGGGGGGGAGGCCAGCACCTTGTCCATCTGGGACCTGGCCGCGCCCACCCCCCGCATCAAGGCGGAGCTGACCTCCTCGGCGCCCGCCTGCTATGCCCTGGCCATCAGCCCCGACGCCAAGGTCTGCTTCTCCTGCTGCAGCGACGGCAACATCGTGGTGTGGGACCTGCAGAACCAGACTCTGGTCAG GCAGTTCCAGGGCCACACAGACGGCGCCAGCTGCATCGATATCTCCAACGATGGCACCAAGCTGTGGACGGGGGGGCTGGATAACACGGTGCGGTGCTGGGACCTGCGGGAGGGGcgccagctgcagcagcacgaTTTCAGCTCCCAG ATCTTCTCGCTGGGTTACTGTCCCTCGGGGGAGTGGCTGGCCGTCGGCATGGAGAGCAGCAACGTGGAGATCCTGCACGTGGCCAAGCCGGACAAGTACCagctccacctccatgagagctgTGTCCTCTCCCTCAAATTCGCCTCCTGCG GTAAATGGTTCGTGAGCACAGGGAAGGACAACCTGCTGAATGCCTGGAGGACGCCCTACGGAGCCAGCATCTTCCAG TCGAAGGAATCCTCCTCGGTCCTGAGCTGCGACATCTCCACCGACGACCAGTTTATCGTGACCGGCTCGGGAGACAAGAAGGCCACGGTTTACGAGGTCATTTACTGA